In one Planctomycetota bacterium genomic region, the following are encoded:
- a CDS encoding right-handed parallel beta-helix repeat-containing protein: MSDVRNFGAAGDGQNDDTEAVEHTIAQGEGPVEFPPGTYLLRRTVRVDLAKTGRLAITGAAGTPKIIMAGEGPAFHIVGTHDKNADPAGFSHDVWRKERMPTVSNLEIEGTTEKAGGILIDGVMQPTFTGVLIRKVNHAIHVRRRCRNVLISHCHLYNNHGIGVYFDDLNLHQAIIIGSHISYCLQGGIVIRGSEIRNLHITGNDIEYNFDVNAPTSADLLIDCRKAGSSVREVTIVSNTIQAKYSPGGANVRLLGLNRDNNRKVGIIALANNVLGSEEVNLHIADCRGITVTGNTLYSGHRGNMLIEGSQNITVTGNSFDHNSDYGDKELCTGVKIKESQDVLFGNNIVQDALAGKNTVLDAVDAQREALVQLTDCDRATVSGCQILDGQPYALLVEKSNRVNVSGSTIVETRTDKMMRAAVCFRGAGRANFVSGNTLGRGLDEALVADAESNVKRGDNLIDESKT, encoded by the coding sequence ATGAGCGACGTTCGCAATTTCGGCGCGGCCGGCGACGGCCAGAACGACGACACCGAGGCCGTGGAACACACCATTGCCCAAGGGGAAGGCCCGGTCGAATTCCCACCGGGGACGTATCTGCTGCGACGGACGGTGCGGGTCGATCTGGCCAAGACTGGCCGGCTGGCCATCACCGGCGCGGCGGGGACGCCCAAGATCATCATGGCCGGCGAAGGCCCGGCGTTTCACATCGTCGGCACCCACGACAAGAACGCCGACCCAGCAGGTTTCTCGCACGATGTTTGGCGCAAGGAGCGGATGCCGACGGTCTCGAACTTGGAGATCGAAGGGACGACCGAGAAGGCCGGCGGCATTCTGATCGACGGCGTGATGCAACCGACGTTTACCGGAGTGCTGATCCGCAAGGTGAACCACGCCATCCACGTCCGCCGCCGCTGTCGCAACGTGCTGATCTCGCATTGCCACCTTTACAATAATCACGGCATCGGCGTGTACTTCGATGATCTGAATCTGCACCAGGCGATCATCATCGGCTCGCACATCAGTTACTGCCTGCAAGGGGGCATCGTCATCCGCGGCTCCGAGATTCGCAACTTGCACATCACCGGCAATGACATCGAATACAACTTCGACGTGAACGCTCCGACCAGCGCCGATCTGTTGATCGACTGCCGCAAGGCCGGCAGCAGCGTCCGCGAAGTGACGATCGTCAGCAATACAATCCAGGCCAAGTACAGCCCCGGCGGCGCGAACGTGCGGTTGCTGGGTCTGAACCGGGACAACAATCGCAAGGTCGGCATCATTGCCCTGGCCAACAACGTGCTGGGGAGCGAAGAGGTCAATCTGCACATCGCCGATTGCCGCGGCATTACCGTGACGGGCAACACGCTCTACAGCGGCCACCGCGGCAACATGTTGATCGAAGGTTCGCAGAACATCACCGTCACCGGCAACAGCTTCGACCACAACAGCGACTATGGCGACAAGGAACTGTGTACCGGCGTGAAGATCAAGGAAAGTCAGGATGTCTTGTTCGGCAATAACATCGTGCAAGACGCGCTGGCCGGCAAGAACACCGTTCTGGACGCGGTCGACGCCCAGCGCGAAGCGCTGGTCCAGTTGACCGATTGCGACCGGGCCACGGTCTCGGGCTGTCAGATTCTCGACGGGCAGCCCTACGCCTTGCTCGTGGAAAAGAGCAACCGAGTGAATGTCTCGGGGAGCACCATCGTCGAGACCCGCACCGACAAGATGATGCGTGCGGCCGTTTGCTTCCGCGGCGCTGGCCGGGCGAACTTTGTCTCGGGCAATACGCTGGGGCGCGGGCTGGACGAGGCCCTGGTCGCCGACGCCGAGTCGAACGTCAAGCGCGGCGACAATCTGATCGATGAGAGCAAGACGTAA
- a CDS encoding alpha/beta fold hydrolase has product MNRYCLARALFLVFAALSLAAPAWASEPSDPLTAFFEQAGPSPVATVSYTWHDEKRDRDVPVKIYFPTSGEKLPVIIFSHGLGGSREGYSHLGNQWAGHGYVSIHVTHIGSDTDVFRGQANPMEALRKSAADLRNALDRPRDVSFAIDQLARLNSDDSPLKGRLDVANVGVAGHSFGGYTTMAIAGQVFLTPAGQQSLGDPRVKAAIPMSAPAPKRMEKLDQVYGKITIPIYAMTGTLDDSPIGDTKPADRRVPYDNISQADKLLLILNGGDHMVFGGPRGKGLRAMRGKVSPEQDEVFQKLIRGSTTAFWDMTLKGDSNARQWLLGSGFREALGSNGTLEMKLLEKAGAAQ; this is encoded by the coding sequence GTGAACCGCTATTGTTTGGCTCGTGCATTGTTCCTGGTCTTTGCTGCCCTGTCACTGGCCGCGCCGGCTTGGGCTTCGGAACCCAGCGATCCGTTGACGGCGTTTTTCGAGCAAGCGGGCCCCAGCCCAGTGGCCACGGTCAGCTACACCTGGCACGACGAGAAGCGCGATCGGGACGTGCCGGTCAAAATCTATTTCCCCACCTCGGGTGAGAAACTGCCGGTGATCATTTTCTCGCACGGGCTTGGCGGGTCGCGCGAGGGGTACAGCCACCTGGGCAATCAATGGGCCGGCCACGGCTATGTCTCGATCCACGTCACGCACATCGGCAGCGACACCGACGTGTTTCGCGGCCAGGCCAACCCGATGGAAGCCCTCAGAAAGTCGGCCGCCGATTTGCGCAACGCGCTCGACCGGCCGCGCGATGTCAGCTTTGCCATCGACCAGTTGGCGCGGTTGAACTCCGATGACTCGCCGTTGAAAGGTCGCTTGGACGTGGCCAATGTCGGCGTGGCCGGGCACTCGTTCGGCGGCTATACGACAATGGCCATCGCCGGCCAGGTGTTCCTGACACCCGCGGGGCAACAATCGCTCGGCGACCCGCGAGTCAAAGCGGCCATTCCAATGAGCGCGCCAGCGCCAAAGCGCATGGAAAAGCTCGACCAGGTCTACGGCAAGATCACGATCCCGATCTATGCCATGACCGGGACGCTGGACGACAGCCCGATCGGCGACACCAAGCCGGCCGATCGGCGCGTGCCGTATGACAACATTTCCCAGGCCGACAAGTTGCTGCTGATTTTGAACGGCGGAGATCACATGGTCTTTGGCGGCCCGCGTGGCAAGGGCCTGCGCGCCATGCGCGGCAAGGTCTCGCCCGAGCAGGACGAGGTATTTCAAAAGCTGATCCGCGGCAGCACGACGGCCTTTTGGGACATGACGCTGAAGGGCGATTCCAACGCCCGCCAGTGGCTGCTCGGCTCGGGCTTTCGCGAGGCACTCGGCTCGAACGGGACGCTGGAAATGAAATTGCTCGAGAAGGCGGGCGCAGCGCAGTAA
- a CDS encoding DUF1080 domain-containing protein: protein MQLRFVSTSLLLSGLLALVAQAADKPEPATPSETIHLFNGKDLTNWYTWLSDTKREDPKRVFTVHDGLLHISGDGLGGIYTEREYKNYRLVTEFKWGPRTWKPRVEKTKDSGVLVHGVGPDGNYNGAWPASIEAQIIEGGIGDFIVVPGKYEDGSSVPMSLTCEVTKDRDGESVWHKGGEKKTFTKGRVNWWGRDPDWKDVLGFRGKQDVESPDGQWTQMEVVCDGGRVTIYVNGTLVNEGFDAFPSAGKIIVQTEYAEIFFRKIDMLPLKK, encoded by the coding sequence ATGCAGCTTCGATTTGTTAGCACGTCATTGTTGTTGTCAGGTCTGTTGGCGTTGGTGGCCCAAGCTGCCGACAAGCCCGAGCCTGCCACGCCGAGCGAGACCATTCACTTGTTCAATGGCAAGGATCTGACCAACTGGTACACCTGGCTCAGCGATACCAAGCGGGAAGACCCCAAGCGCGTCTTCACGGTCCACGACGGCCTGTTGCACATCTCGGGCGATGGGCTCGGCGGCATCTACACCGAGCGCGAGTACAAGAACTACCGTCTGGTCACGGAATTCAAATGGGGCCCGCGCACTTGGAAACCTCGCGTCGAAAAGACCAAGGATTCCGGTGTGTTGGTTCACGGGGTAGGCCCGGATGGCAACTATAACGGCGCATGGCCCGCTTCGATCGAAGCTCAGATCATCGAAGGAGGCATCGGCGATTTCATCGTCGTGCCAGGCAAATACGAGGACGGCTCGTCAGTGCCCATGAGCTTGACCTGTGAAGTGACCAAGGACCGCGACGGCGAAAGTGTGTGGCACAAGGGGGGCGAAAAGAAGACGTTCACCAAGGGGCGCGTCAACTGGTGGGGACGCGATCCCGACTGGAAGGACGTGCTCGGCTTCCGCGGCAAGCAAGACGTCGAAAGCCCGGACGGCCAGTGGACGCAAATGGAAGTCGTCTGTGACGGCGGCCGGGTGACGATCTATGTCAATGGCACGCTGGTGAATGAAGGCTTCGACGCCTTTCCCTCGGCCGGCAAGATCATCGTGCAGACCGAATACGCTGAGATCTTTTTCCGCAAGATCGACATGCTGCCGCTGAAGAAGTAA
- a CDS encoding amidohydrolase: protein MNLRNTCLAVALAWSSGLPLWAAEQADLILHHGRVATVNVDNAVAQALAVRDGRILRVGTNDEALATRGPNTELIDLQGRLVIPGLIDSHVHPTGACLTEFDHPIPPMNTIADVLDYLRGRAAVVKAGDWIVLRQVFITRLKEQRYPTRAELDAAAPNNPVVYATGPDASVNSLALKLSNIDRDTKTSGGAKIERDANGDPTGILRSASHYLKTKAVSRKPTQAEADERLRTLFADYNSVGITGIVDRDCSPGAIAQYSRLRDQGELSIRIAVSHGVSNQLSVEDLRKKIAEIAAHPLRKPDPWLRIIGIKMYLDGGMLTGSAYMREPWGLSKIYSIDDPRYRGLLYIEPEVLVPVVRATVESGMQFTAHSVGDGAVHTLLDAYEEVNRSTPIAPTRPSITHANFQSREAVEKAARLGVMFDIQPIWLYLDGHTLLAQFGYDRLRYFQPLKSLFAAGVNVGGGSDHMQKIGALRAVNSYDPYLGMWIAITRRGRDLAEPLHPEEALTREQALRMYTINNARLMFLDDQIGSLEVGKQADFAVLSRDLLTCPLDEIVKIRPVRTYAAGKLVFKKD, encoded by the coding sequence ATGAACCTGCGCAACACCTGCCTTGCCGTGGCGCTGGCTTGGAGTTCTGGGCTGCCGCTGTGGGCGGCCGAGCAAGCCGACCTGATCCTTCATCACGGCCGCGTGGCCACCGTCAACGTCGACAATGCCGTGGCCCAGGCTCTGGCCGTCCGTGATGGCCGAATTTTGCGTGTCGGGACCAACGACGAAGCGCTTGCCACGCGCGGGCCTAACACGGAACTCATCGACCTCCAAGGCCGGCTGGTGATCCCGGGGCTGATTGACTCGCACGTTCATCCGACCGGGGCCTGTCTGACCGAGTTCGACCATCCGATCCCGCCGATGAACACGATTGCCGATGTGCTCGACTATCTTCGTGGCCGCGCCGCCGTGGTCAAGGCGGGCGATTGGATCGTGCTGCGCCAAGTGTTCATCACCCGGCTCAAGGAACAGCGCTACCCAACGCGCGCCGAGTTGGACGCCGCGGCACCCAACAATCCGGTTGTCTACGCCACCGGTCCCGACGCCAGCGTCAACTCGCTGGCCCTCAAGCTGAGCAACATCGACCGGGATACCAAGACCTCGGGGGGGGCCAAGATCGAGCGCGACGCCAATGGCGATCCGACGGGCATCTTGCGCAGCGCTTCACATTATTTGAAGACCAAAGCCGTGTCGCGCAAGCCTACCCAGGCCGAAGCCGACGAACGCCTGCGCACGCTATTCGCCGATTACAATTCGGTGGGTATCACGGGCATTGTCGACCGCGACTGTTCGCCGGGTGCAATTGCTCAATATTCGCGGCTGCGCGACCAAGGTGAACTTTCGATCCGTATCGCGGTCTCGCACGGAGTCAGCAATCAGCTTTCGGTGGAAGACTTGCGAAAGAAGATAGCCGAAATCGCGGCTCACCCGCTGCGCAAGCCTGACCCCTGGCTGCGAATCATTGGCATCAAGATGTACCTGGACGGCGGAATGCTCACCGGCAGCGCCTATATGCGCGAACCGTGGGGTTTGAGCAAGATCTACTCGATCGACGATCCACGCTACCGTGGGCTGCTGTACATCGAACCCGAGGTGCTCGTGCCGGTCGTCCGCGCCACGGTTGAGTCGGGCATGCAATTCACCGCCCATAGCGTTGGCGACGGCGCGGTCCACACGCTGCTCGACGCCTATGAAGAGGTGAATCGCTCGACGCCGATTGCGCCGACCCGGCCGAGCATTACCCACGCCAACTTTCAAAGCCGCGAAGCGGTTGAAAAGGCGGCCCGGTTGGGAGTGATGTTCGATATTCAACCAATCTGGTTGTATTTGGACGGCCATACGTTGCTGGCTCAGTTCGGCTATGACCGGCTGCGGTACTTTCAGCCGTTGAAGAGCTTGTTCGCCGCCGGCGTGAATGTCGGCGGTGGGTCCGATCATATGCAGAAGATCGGCGCGCTGCGGGCCGTGAATTCGTACGATCCGTACTTGGGGATGTGGATTGCCATCACGCGCCGCGGGCGCGACCTGGCCGAGCCGTTGCACCCTGAGGAAGCGTTGACTCGCGAGCAGGCGTTGCGGATGTATACGATCAACAACGCGAGGTTGATGTTTCTGGACGATCAGATCGGTTCGCTCGAGGTGGGCAAACAGGCCGACTTCGCGGTGTTGAGCCGCGACTTGCTGACCTGTCCTCTGGACGAGATTGTCAAGATTCGCCCGGTGCGGACGTACGCCGCCGGGAAGTTGGTGTTCAAGAAGGATTAA
- a CDS encoding homospermidine synthase yields MLDFGKRILMVGYGSVAQCTLPVLFKHLNVPPKNITVIDFEDRGRQLQSWLDQGVKFQRERLAPENLGAILGRYLSAGDVLIDLAWNIDCCDIVRWCHDHGVLYVNTSVEVWDPYDLNLYAHPTRRTLYARHMDVHAMTAKWKDKGPTAVLEHGANPGLISHFVKHALLEIGHRALADRKYRGANAEELKQFIADRAFNRLAQKLNVKVIHCSERDTQITHRPKEVDEFVNTWSVEGFREEGTTTAELGWGTHEKELPPRAYLHEEGPKNQICLAQMGMNTWVRSWVPHDTVRGMVIRHGEAYTISERLTVWDGEQAVYRPTVHYAYCPCDAAIASLQELRGNDYELQRKVRIMGDEIVTGSDTLGALLMGHAYNSWWTGSSLSIEESRRLIPNQNATTMQVAISVVAAVMWMIEHPNEGVVVPDDLPHDQILETCKPYLGKFITTSSDWTPLKYYANAFEGYAEANIDPTDPWQFKNFLVGDRN; encoded by the coding sequence ATGCTCGATTTCGGCAAGCGAATCTTAATGGTGGGCTATGGGTCCGTGGCGCAATGTACGCTGCCGGTGCTGTTTAAACACCTGAACGTCCCTCCCAAGAATATCACGGTGATCGACTTTGAAGACCGCGGCCGGCAACTTCAATCGTGGCTCGACCAGGGGGTGAAGTTCCAACGGGAACGGCTCGCGCCGGAAAACCTGGGCGCGATCCTGGGCCGGTATCTTTCGGCCGGCGACGTGCTGATTGACCTGGCCTGGAATATCGACTGCTGCGACATCGTCCGCTGGTGCCACGATCACGGGGTGTTGTACGTCAACACGTCGGTTGAAGTCTGGGATCCGTACGATCTGAATCTGTACGCCCATCCCACGCGGCGCACGCTGTACGCCCGACATATGGACGTTCACGCCATGACCGCCAAGTGGAAGGACAAGGGCCCGACCGCGGTGCTCGAACACGGAGCCAACCCGGGCCTGATCTCGCACTTTGTCAAGCACGCGTTGCTCGAAATCGGCCATCGCGCCTTGGCCGACCGCAAATACCGCGGCGCCAATGCCGAGGAATTGAAGCAATTCATCGCCGACCGCGCGTTCAACCGACTGGCCCAGAAGTTAAACGTCAAGGTCATTCACTGCTCCGAGCGCGACACGCAGATCACCCACCGCCCCAAGGAAGTCGACGAGTTCGTCAACACCTGGAGCGTCGAGGGCTTTCGCGAGGAAGGGACCACGACGGCCGAGTTGGGCTGGGGAACGCACGAAAAGGAATTGCCGCCGCGGGCGTACTTGCACGAGGAAGGCCCCAAGAACCAGATTTGCTTGGCCCAGATGGGGATGAACACTTGGGTCCGCTCGTGGGTGCCGCATGATACGGTTCGCGGCATGGTCATTCGCCACGGCGAAGCCTACACCATTAGCGAGCGATTGACCGTCTGGGACGGCGAGCAAGCGGTGTATCGCCCCACGGTTCACTATGCCTACTGCCCGTGCGACGCGGCCATCGCCTCGTTGCAGGAGCTGCGCGGCAACGATTATGAGCTGCAGCGTAAGGTGCGGATCATGGGCGACGAAATCGTCACCGGCTCCGACACGCTCGGCGCGCTGCTGATGGGTCATGCCTACAACTCGTGGTGGACCGGCAGCAGCCTGAGCATTGAGGAGTCGCGCCGGCTGATTCCAAATCAGAACGCCACCACGATGCAGGTGGCGATATCGGTCGTGGCGGCGGTGATGTGGATGATCGAGCACCCGAACGAAGGCGTCGTCGTGCCCGACGATCTACCGCATGACCAGATCCTGGAAACCTGCAAGCCGTACCTGGGCAAGTTCATCACGACGTCCAGCGACTGGACGCCGTTGAAGTATTACGCCAATGCCTTCGAAGGCTATGCCGAAGCGAATATCGATCCGACCGACCCGTGGCAGTTCAAGAACTTTTTGGTAGGAGACCGGAACTAA